The following are encoded together in the Oncorhynchus gorbuscha isolate QuinsamMale2020 ecotype Even-year linkage group LG03, OgorEven_v1.0, whole genome shotgun sequence genome:
- the LOC124031454 gene encoding G-protein coupled receptor 22-like: protein METDSYTPTPVPSDWVGMVVSVGALEAVSGGSVSSSTAWYMPYSLGFQVSLTAFLMLELVLGFSSNMTVLVLYCSQSNLVDSVSNMVTVNLHVLDVVLCVLCLPLTLVVVLLPPGPNLALLCCFHEACVTFASISTAINVLVISVDRYDISVRPANRLLTPRRAGLLLTAVWATSLAVFFIPFLEVEFLTGGSENGKHIPASSSSAATTLAPVWRNRTLLCVGGQGYHTGLAMYYHLLLQVPIFFTTVAVMLFTYSRILQALNIRIGSHIKNSQRFRRPHCRGGRKRQNQKTGLGVIEGGEQCTDTSKPLSHPPCIPPISTATSPPALSSDPLVSLEGPATAAPVPGPTVQASVSAIIALRRAVRRHRDRRERQRRVFRMSLLIISTFLGCWAPLSMANLLILGLGPSDTLVSMRLWFLALAYGTTVSHPLLYAFTRQKLRRALRAKVKKRVVSLLQLDPSPGGTVIHNSWVKPRKGCQLRLEGSDATGRCLAEPL from the coding sequence ATGGAGACGGACAGCTACACCCCGACCCCGGTCCCCAGCGACTGGGTTGGGATGGTGGTGAGTGTCGGGGCCCTGGAGGCGGTCTCAGGGGGGAGTGTCTCCTCCAGCACAGCCTGGTACATGCCCTACTCTCTGGGCTTCCAGGTGTCCCTGACTGCCTTCCTTATGCTGGAGCTGGTGCTGGGCTTCAGCAGCAACATGACGGTGCTGGTGCTCTACTGCTCTCAGTCCAACCTGGTCGACTCAGTCAGCAACATGGTCACGGTCAACCTGCATGtgctggatgtggtgttgtgcgtgctgtgtctgcctctgaccctggtggtggtgctgctaccCCCAGGGCCAAACCTGGCCCTGCTCTGCTGCTTCCACGAGGCCTGTGTCACCTTTGCCTCCATCTCTACTGCCATTAACGTGCTGGTCATTAGTGTGGACCGCTACGACATCTCTGTCCGACCCGCCAACCGGTTGCTCACCCCGCGGAGGGCAGGGCTGTTGCTGACTGCTGTCTGGGCCACGTCTCTGGCCGTCTTCTTCATCCCTTTCCTGGAGGTGGAGTTTCTCACAGGAGGGTCAGAGAATGGGAAGCACATCCCCGCCTCATCCTCCTCCGCCGCCACCACCTTGGCGCCAGTGTGGCGTAACCGGACGCTGCTGTGTGTGGGCGGCCAGGGCTACCACACAGGCTTGGCCATGTACTACCACCTCCTGCTGCAGGTGCCCATCTTCTTTACCACGGTGGCAGTCATGCTGTTCACATACTCACGGATCCTGCAGGCCTTGAACATTCGCATCGGCTCCCATATTAAGAACAGCCAGCGCTTCAGGCGCCCACATTGTAGGGGGGGCCGTAAGAGACAGAATCAGAAGACAGGGCTGGgagtgatagagggaggagagcagtGTACAGACACAAGCAAGccgctctctcaccctccctgcATCCCCCCCATCTCCACAGCCACCTCccccccagccctgtcctcagACCCTCTGGTCAGCTTAGAAGGCCCTGCCACTGCTGCCCCTGTCCCCGGTCCCACTGTCCAGGCGTCTGTGTCGGCCATCATCGCACTGCGGCGGGCTGTGAGGCGTCACCGGGACCGGCGGGAACGCCAGCGGCGCGTCTTCAGGATGTCCCTCCTCATCATCTCCACCTTCCTGGGCTGCTGGGCTCCTCTGTCCATGGCCAATTTGCTGATCCTGGGCCTGGGCCCCAGCGACACCCTGGTCAGCATGCGCCTGTGGTTCCTGGCCCTGGCCTACGGCACCACAGTCTCCCACCCACTGCTCTATGCCTTCACGAGGCAGAAGCTGCGGCGTGCCCTCAGGGCCAAGGTAAAGAAGCGGGTGGTGTCCCTGCTGCAGTTGGACCCCTCGCCAGGAGGGACAGTCATACACAACTCCTGGGTGAAGCCAAGGAAGGGATGTCAGTTACGGCTGGAGGGCAGCGACGCCACTGGCCGTTGCCTGGCAGAGCCCCTGTGA